The Palaemon carinicauda isolate YSFRI2023 chromosome 7, ASM3689809v2, whole genome shotgun sequence DNA window ttttcttcaaacattatgcgaaacaagtgcacgaagtcaaacatttgtggtagccgcaggtagtgttatgaaacctgcacctaactctgcatagaacagtgagttacttgggactctaactcctcgggtgcctatgttgaccttcgcgtgatacgtagtgatttaaaaaacacttagtgctttttcatagactgttcttctcccaggtgaaatgtcatagtcgtcacatgagtgccgcatgcctagagcatgatgtgttttattttaatagactgacgttcctctgaaacgagtgcctactaataatttgaaattccctttcagattcaagagcaagtctttcatgactatgtacattataatttattgtaaataacttttacaattttattgcatttccttaacatgttctgcaatggtgaaataaaatttctattttatcacttgtgcgtctcaatccgctcctacttatactatgaaatacatgactgtcatagttttattatccccttcctcttatgtcgatgaagatgactaagggttcaacccttatcatatactcacttctgcaatgtaatattcctactcgaatacttacttacatcataccttagagaccagacgactctattcacatacagtgtctaaccaccacttgtctgcctttgtgaatgttcctatatgaatgccaaccattcagtcttgtctccgagttcttcatgttctcccagcaaggtgagtagcccttcgatgaccactttgatcttcggcatggtccgttgggacttcgctgccagggggggggcaggaagtttcttcccatcagttctcttattgaggttactatgcttatcctgtcaaagccctaggcacttacactacaaggggaaaatctaccacgatacattgattctctggtactcttccatcaggacgccatggcttgagcccaaaaaacggattttgagcgaagcgaaaaatctatttttgggtgagatagccatggcgtcctgatggaccctccctgctacttcgttcagtttgtcaggtcccaccctgagctgctgtatcatggtgatcggcaagcaactggcttcaggatgaggacggacgtgacgtcatttagcaatggcgcccgtttgtttacgtctcgagtaccaaaagtagccacggacgagattagctgtggaacagctccccagctattctctgtccctccatatcgaagtgttaactctgtatggggtgcagatagctatgtggcgcattaatacatgtgtcccctgttgatatacgatgtgttaaagggaaacctttaggatactcgctccagaagttagaattctgtgataacctgtggttaaattctctgggaatatcttagtagttatatacccaaggaagctaccaaaaaggaaccttccatcaggacgccatggctatctcacccaaaaatagatttttcgcttcgctcaaaatccgttatatatatatatatatatatatatatatatatatatatatatatatatatatatatatatatatatatatatatatatatatatatatatatatatatatatatatgtgtgtgtgtgtgtgtgtgtgtgtccatcagGTGGATTTGGCCTACTGTCATTTTTGCAAGTTTGGTTCCAACGACCCTCCTCCCATCCTCTTTTTTTTCGCATCATTCTAAAAGCGGGTTCGGTTTGTTGatctcggttgtcgaacctgtttgtcgaacggttcgaagaagcAGAGTCAGGCACTAATGCATAAGCTTTGCGGACAATGAAGCCCCGaccacaaaagtcaggcaagaatagactttcttcgaaccgttcgacgaacgtgttcatcaaccaaataccccgttcacacgttcgaacatcacttcaaacactgcattcgacgaaccgttcgaccgtgtaaacccaccttAACAACAATTTTATAACACTTACAacactacaagaagaagaagaagattcggAAATACGAACGATAAGATAGGACTGCCAATCACACGCTTTCTTCTTGAACAATAACAACGAAATTCGCCTCCCCGACTTCGAATGGTTGGCATGCCTGAGAAACCGTGAAAGAATGCAAAAAATCTTCAGATGCCTTCCGAATCGAAGGTCTTCAGACGTGTTCAGAATGGAAAAGATGGAAAAAAGTCTTCAGGTGCCTTTAGAATCGAAAAGATGAAAAAAGTCTTCAGATGTCTTCAGAATCGAACAGATTCGAAACATCTTCAGATGTGTTCAGAATCGAAAAGATTCAAAAAGTCTTCCGATGTCTATGGAATCGAAAAGGTTCAAAACGTCTTTAGATTTCATCTGAATCGAAAAGATTCAAAACGCCTTCAAATGTCTTCTGAAGACTATATGAAAACGTTTTGAAGATACACATCCTTTGACAATAGCGTTTAAGATTCCATTTTTGTCTCCGAAATCTATTGAAGAATGCTTCTTGGATCTGATCATGGGATGGCCATTTTTTTAAAATCTAATGCTGAATGAAAGTACATTACTATCAGAGTAAAAACATGTTTATGATGCTTGTGAGTGGCTTTTGCCGTACAATTTTACGTTATTGTTATGGCTCCCTcgatgggaaatatttatttctacgTCTTTTGGCATTCGCCTGTGGATTCCTCTTGCTTGAGGAATTCGCGTCCCCTGACAGAAAGTCAGAGAAACGCCCGGAGACGAAGACTTCTCGAGATCTCTCCGAAACGTTGGACGAGGCAATATCGGTTATAGATAAACTGGAGCAGAGGGTTCAAATCGAAAAGTTAGAGAAACGAGTTTACGCCATAGAAAACACCATGTTAAAGAGAGAactgaaaatgagagaaaaaaatgtaatgCTCAAGGAGTTACCCCCGGAGAAAATCTGGATAGGTAAAGACCATGAGACGATGGCCAAAGGAAAGCAGCTGGATACTCTGGAGAAACTATGGCTAGAGGACATATACAAGAATTGGAAGAAAGGCGATCGAAGACCGGCCCAAAAAAGCCAGGAGGATTATTTCCAGAGTCAACCCAACAATGGATTGGAGACGAATTACAATATATGGAATTCGGATTTCCTAAATCCTAAAGATATTAGGAAATCCGAGTCCCCGATTCAGGAAGAGGACACGAAATGGGATTGGAGTTTCTTTAAACAGAAAAATGAGAGTATATGGAACTCAGACTCCCCGATTCAGGAAGAAGACAAGAAATGGGATTGGAGTTTCCTTGAACAGATTAATGACAGTAAATGGAAATCAGAGTCCCCGATTCAGGAAGAGGACAAGAAATGGGAGTGGAGTTTCCTTAAACAGAAAAATGACAGTTTATGGAAATCCAACTCCCAGATTCAGGAAGAAGACAAGAAATGGGAGTGGAGTTTCCTTACACAGAAAAATGACAGTGTATGGGAATGGGAGTTCCCAATTAAGGAAGGGGACAAGAAATGGAAGTCCAAGTCCCCGATTCAAGCAGAACACAAGAGAGGTGAGTCGAATTTCCTAAAACAGGAAAAGGACAAGAGACCACCGAATGACGATCTCATTACATGGCCATCATTTTTGGTAACTCAACAGAAAAAGAGAGACGATTTAGTAAACATCGACAAAGCCATGAAGAAAGAACTTTCCAAAATAAGGAGGCGTAACGCTGAACTAATAAAGGAAAAAGCGGAGTTGAAGAACGATGTAAGGGCACTGAAAAAAGATAATTCTAATCTTAAATGGAGAATGAACAGTTTGATGAAGCATTGGGAAAATGACAAACAGCTGATAAGAAAACATAAAGAGCTTGTAAAACAAAAGAGAGACGATTTAGTAAACATCGACAAAGCCATGAAGAATGAACTTTCCAAAATGAGGCGTAACGCTGAACTAATAAAAGAAAGAGCGGAGTTGAACAACGATGTAATGGTACTGAAAAAAGCGAATTCTGATCTTGAATGGAGAATGAAAAGTTGTATGAAGCATTGGGAAAATGACAAACAGGcgataagaaaatataaagagctTTTAAAACATATCAATGAACAAAAGGACAATTTGGAAAGCGAATTGAAATTCAGGAAACAAGACTTGCACAGAATTGAAGTCAAAGTGGCAGCGTGTGAGAGTCACATGCGGCACTGCGAAGACATCTTGATAAAAATAGGCAAAGTGAACGAATCATTCAAACAACAGATCGAAGTCTTGCGAAAAGAGCGGGAAAAAGAAATGAGGTTTTGAGAGAGAAAACAAAGGCACAATCCCATCGGAGCCGAGAGGAACAATCCCATCGGAGCCGAGAAATAAAAGAGCTCCATCAGGAACCGAGAagggaaaaagaaaagataaatctCTTGGCACAGGAGTATAGGAAAGTGCTAAAGTTAAATGAAAAATTTCGTCATTATATGGATGAGTGCGTGTGTGATAAAAAGCGTCTTGAGGATTACCAATCAAGGCTAAAGGAACAAGTCTAACACAAGACGCCACAAAGAGAAATATAATCAACAAAAACACAAGAGATACGTTCCACGAATTCATCGGGGgacaattaaatataaaaaaaaaccgatTGTATACAAACCCGTTGGTCCTCTATATAGGGCATCTCTCTTCCGCTGAGCTTAAAGAGAAAACTACTAGTTAGATATTACCCTGTctaaatggtctagcttttctggTCTGATGTCtcttgataaagctttgcctgtaccaaatcattttcaaggtaacaggtggaccagtttctagatcagttCTCTTAAAGGTATCTGAAGGATGGACAATACAGAGGGAAATGGTCaagctttttctagtctgcttgtctcttgaaagggatttgcctgtaccaaatctttttcaaggtgacaggtgaattagtttctagatctattccctcatagctacctagaagagggacaacgcggagagaaatggtctagctttttctagtctgcttgtctcttgaaagggaattgcctgtaccaaatctttttcaaggtgacaggtgaactagtttctagatctattcccttatagctacctagaagagggactacgcgGAGAGatatggtctagctttttctagtctgcttgtTTCTTGAAagagatttgcttgtaccaaatctttttcaaggtgacaggtgaaatAGTTTCTAGATTcattccctcatagctacctagaagagggactatgTGGAGAGAAATGGtgtagctttttctggtctgcttgtctcttggaAGGGATTTGCTTATACCAAATCtctttcaaggtgacaggtgaactagtttctagatctattccctcatagctacctaaAAGAGGAACTatgtggagagaaatggtctagccttttctggtctgcttgtctcttgaaagggatttgcttgtaccaaatctctttcaaggtgacaggtgaactagtttctagatctattccctcatagctacctagaagagggactatatggagagaaatggtctagctttttctggtctgcctgtctcttgaaagggatttgcttgtaccaaaccTCTTTCAAGGTCACAGGTGagctagtttctagatctattccctcatagctacctagagGAAGGACTAtatggagagaaatggtctagctttttatGGTCTGCTTGTCTCCTGAAAGTGATTTGGTTGTATCAAATCTCTTTCAAGGtcacaggtgaactagtttctagatctattcctcatagctaactagaagagggactacgtggaaagaaatggtctagctttttctggtctgcttgtctcttgaaaggaatttgcttgtaccaaatctttttcaaggtggcaggtgaactagtttctaaatttattcctcatagctaactagaagaggtactacgtggagagaaatggtccagctttttctggtctgcttgtcttttgaaagggatttgcttgtaccaaatctttttcaaggtggcaggtgaactagtttctggatctattccctcatagctactAAGAAGAGGGACTATGCGGGGAGAAATGGTCTAgccttttctggtctgcttgtctcttgaaagggatttgcttgtactaaatctttttcaaggtgacaggtgaactagtttctaaatttattcctcatagctaactagaagagggactacgtggaaagaaatggtctagctttttctggtctgcttgtcttttgaaagggatttgcttgtaccaaatctttttcaaggtgggaGGTGAACTAGTTTCTggatctattccctcatagctactAAGAAGAGGGACTAtgcggagagaaatggtctagctttttctggtctgcttgtctcttgaaagggatttgcttgtactaaatctttttcaaggtggcaggtgaactagtttctaaatttattcctcatagctaactagaagagggactacgtggagagaaatggtctaactttttctggtctgcttgtctcttggaagggatttgcttgtactaaatctttttcaaggtggcaggtgaactagtttctaaatttattcctcatagctaactagaagagggactacgtggagagaaatggtctaactttttctggtctgcttgtctcttggaAGGGATTTGCttataccaaatctttttcaaggtgacaggtgaactagtttcgaaatttattcctcatagctaactagaagagggactacgtggagagaaatggtctagctttttctggtctgcttgtcttttGGAAGGGATTTGCttataccaaatctttttcaaggtgacaggtgaactagtttctagatttattcctcatagctaactagaaAAGGGACTACGTGGAAAGATAtagtctagctttttctggtctgcttgtctcttgaaagggatttacttgtaccaaatctttttcaaggtggcaggtgaactagtttctagatttattcctcatagctaactagaagagagactacgtggagagaaatggtctagctatTTCTGGTCTGcatgtctcttgaaagggatttgcttgtaccaaatctttttcaaggtgacaggtgaactagtttttaGATCTATTCCCtaatagctacctagaagagggactacgtggTGAGGAATgatctagctttttctggtctgcttgtctcttgaaagggatttgcttgtaccaaatatttttcaaggtggcaggtgaactagtttctagatttattcctcatagctaactagaaTAATGACTACACGGAGAGAAATGGTCAAGCTATTTTTGGTCTGCTTGTCttttgaaagggatttgcttgtaccacatctttttcaaggtgacaggtgaactagtttttaGATCTATTCGCtaatagctacctagaagagggactacgtggTGAGGAATGGtttagctttttctggtctgcttgtctcttgaaagggatttgcttgtaccaaatctttttcaaggtggcaggtgaactagtttctagatttattcctcatagctaactagaagagggactacgtggagagaaatggtctagctttttctggtctgcttgtctcttg harbors:
- the LOC137644258 gene encoding golgin subfamily A member 6-like protein 22, with translation MFMMLVSGFCRTILRYCYGSLDGKYLFLRLLAFACGFLLLEEFASPDRKSEKRPETKTSRDLSETLDEAISVIDKLEQRVQIEKLEKRVYAIENTMLKRELKMREKNVMLKELPPEKIWIGKDHETMAKGKQLDTLEKLWLEDIYKNWKKGDRRPAQKSQEDYFQSQPNNGLETNYNIWNSDFLNPKDIRKSESPIQEEDTKWDWSFFKQKNESIWNSDSPIQEEDKKWDWSFLEQINDSKWKSESPIQEEDKKWEWSFLKQKNDSLWKSNSQIQEEDKKWEWSFLTQKNDSVWEWEFPIKEGDKKWKSKSPIQAEHKRGESNFLKQEKDKRPPNDDLITWPSFLVTQQKKRDDLVNIDKAMKKELSKIRRRNAELIKEKAELKNDVRALKKDNSNLKWRMNSLMKHWENDKQLIRKHKELVKQKRDDLVNIDKAMKNELSKMRRNAELIKERAELNNDVMVLKKANSDLEWRMKSCMKHWENDKQAIRKYKELLKHINEQKDNLESELKFRKQDLHRIEVKVAACESHMRHCEDILIKIGKVNESFKQQIEVLRKEREKEMRF